The Gemmatimonadaceae bacterium genome contains the following window.
TCCAGGGCGCGAGTCCCGCCTCCAAGCGCCGCCTTGGCGTCGGCGCCTACGTACTCAGCGCGGTGAAGGCGGTCTTCGCCGCGCGCCCCTTCGCGGTGCGCGTCTCCGTTGACGGCCGCGTTGAAGAGCGCGACGTCGGCCTCGCGATGATCGCGAATGTGGGCGCCGTGATGGACGGCCGGTTCCGGCTTGGCCCCAACGCGCGGCCCGACGACGGCCTGCTCGACGTCTGCCTGCTTTCGCCCTCGGGTGTCGGCGATGCCCTCCGCTTGGCCTCGTGGATGGCGCGGGGCGTGTTTCCCGACGACTCCCGCCTCTGGCACGCCCAGGGCCGGCACATCCGGGTCGAGGCTGCCGCGAACGTGGCGGCCGAGGCTGACGGAGAACTGCTGGAGGCGCCGATACTCGATGCGGAGGTCGTGCCGCTGGCGGCGCGCTTCCTTGCCCCGACCCCGGCGGCATTGCGCCCACGTGCGCGAGGCGCATTTTCAGTAGGCGGCGAACCGCCCCAACCCCCGGAATCCAGATAACGCATGTCGAGCATCCTGATCATTGATGACGAAGTGGCCATCGCGACTGCATTCGCGATGTTCTTCCGTCACGACGGTCAGCACACGGTGATGGAAGCGCACACGGGGGCCGACGGCATCGCCGCCTTCAACCGCATGCGGCCGGATCTCGTGCTGCTCGATGTCCGCCTGCCGGACATGACGGGCTTTGACGTGCTGGCCGCCATCCGCGAGCACCATCCCGTGGTCATTATGGTCACGGCCTACGGCGACGTGCCGATGGCGGTAGATGCGCTGCACAAGGGCGCCGAGAACTTCCTGACCAAGCCGGTGGACCTGAGCCACCTGAAGGCGGCCGCCGAGCGTGCGCTAGAGAAGGCCCAGCTGCGTCGCATGACACAACTGCTGCACAACAAGCGCGGCGCGCAGCACGGGCTCGTCTTTGGCTCCTCGCCGTCGATGCGCGAGCTGCAGGCCCAGCTGCAGTTGCTGAGCGCCAGTGACCGCACCACCGCGCTCATCCTCGGTGAGAGCGGCGCGGGCAAGGGCCGCGTGGCCGAGTTGCTGCACGCCCAGAGCCCACGCGCCTCCAAGCCGTTCGTGGAAGTGAACTGCGCCTCGCTACGACCGGAGTCGTTGGATAGCGAGCTCTTCGGTGTGGAGGGGGGCAACGAGCCGGGCGCCGAGACCAAGCTGGGCGCCTTCGAGATCGCCGATGGCGGCACCATCTTTCTCGACGAGATCGGCGACCTCGATCCCAAGCTGCAGCCCAAGCTCGTGCGCGTGCTCGAGGGCAAGGGCTTCCGCCGCGTCGGTGGTCGCGATGAAATCACGCCGAACGTGCGTGTGATTGCCGCGTCGTCGGAGGACCTCTCCTCGGCGGTGGCCGCCGGCCGCTTCCGCGACGATCTCTACTATCGTCTGGCCGTGATGCCGATCCAGTTGCCGCCGCTCAGGCAGCGCGTGCGCGAGGACCTGCTGGAGCTCATCGCGTCGGTGCAGGACTCGCTGCAGCCCTCGCTGCCCGGCGCACCCACCGTGCTCAGCGACGGCGCCCTGGATGCCATCCTGCGCTACTCTTGGCCTGGCAACATCCGCGAGCTGCGCAACGTCATGGAGCGCGCGATGCTCATCGCCCGCGGCCAGCCGGCGGTCGACGTGGTGCACCTGCCTCGCGAGGTGCAACAGGCCAGTGGCGCCGAGGTGGCGCATCACGAGCCGCGCTCGCTGAACGAGGTCGAGCGCGCACATATCGACCGCACGCTGCGGGCGCACGGCCACAACCGTACGCACGCCGCCAAGGAACTCGGCATCTCACGCGCGACTTTGATCAAGAAGATCCGCGAGTACGACCTGGCCGAGAAGCCGCGCTAGGAGGGACCGATGTCGGAAACCGACGTGATGGTGTGCAGGGCCTGCGGGAATGAGGAGCGGGCCAGCGAAGGCTATCCCTGCGAGAGCTGCGGGACCTTCATCTGCCAGATCTGTGCGATGCGCGGCGTCACGCTCTGCGCCACCTGCCAGGCCGCCGCCGACGCGGCCGACTCCGCCAGCGTCGAAGGCGCGTGAGCGCTTCGTCGTCGCTCGCGCGCTTCGGCCTCGCTGTCGGGCACGCGACCGATAGCGACGGGGCGACGGGTTGCACGGTCATCCGCGGCGTGGAGCATCCACTGCGCGCCGCCGTGCACGTAATGGGCCGCGCCACCGGCTCGCGCGAGTTGGCGCTGCTCGAGCCCGGACATTCCGTCGAGCGCGTGGACGCCATCCTGCTCACCGGTGGCTCGGCCTATGGGCTCGATGCCGCCGCCGGCGTGATGCAATGGATGGAATCGAAGGGCCGCGGCTATCCGGTCGGTGCGGGCGTGGTGCCGATCGTCCCAGCCGCTGTGATCTTCGACCTGCTGCCGCTCGGCCGATTCGACGCACGGCCCACGGCGCAGATGGCGTTTGCCGCCTGCGACTCCGCGATCAGCGATGGGGTTGCCGAGGGCTGCGTGGGCGTCGGCACCGGCGCGACGGTCGGGAAGGGCTCCGGGCCGGTCGGCGCGATGAAGGGCGGCTTCGCCCTCAGCGTCGCCAGCGGTGGCGACTCAGCGGTAGCCGCCTTGGTCGTCGTGAACGCCCTCGGCGATGTCCGCGACGGCAGCGGGCGCATCATCGCCGGTGCGCGGGACGGCAAGGGTGCCTTCGTCGACACCGCGCGCCGCCTCGCCGAAGGCGGCGCGCGCAAAGGATTCATCAACGGCACCGCGACCACGCTGGTCGTGCTGGCCTGCGACGCGGCGTTTTCGCGGCTTGAGCTGCAGTCACTTGCCCGCAGTG
Protein-coding sequences here:
- a CDS encoding sigma-54-dependent Fis family transcriptional regulator, translating into MSSILIIDDEVAIATAFAMFFRHDGQHTVMEAHTGADGIAAFNRMRPDLVLLDVRLPDMTGFDVLAAIREHHPVVIMVTAYGDVPMAVDALHKGAENFLTKPVDLSHLKAAAERALEKAQLRRMTQLLHNKRGAQHGLVFGSSPSMRELQAQLQLLSASDRTTALILGESGAGKGRVAELLHAQSPRASKPFVEVNCASLRPESLDSELFGVEGGNEPGAETKLGAFEIADGGTIFLDEIGDLDPKLQPKLVRVLEGKGFRRVGGRDEITPNVRVIAASSEDLSSAVAAGRFRDDLYYRLAVMPIQLPPLRQRVREDLLELIASVQDSLQPSLPGAPTVLSDGALDAILRYSWPGNIRELRNVMERAMLIARGQPAVDVVHLPREVQQASGAEVAHHEPRSLNEVERAHIDRTLRAHGHNRTHAAKELGISRATLIKKIREYDLAEKPR
- a CDS encoding P1 family peptidase; protein product: MSASSSLARFGLAVGHATDSDGATGCTVIRGVEHPLRAAVHVMGRATGSRELALLEPGHSVERVDAILLTGGSAYGLDAAAGVMQWMESKGRGYPVGAGVVPIVPAAVIFDLLPLGRFDARPTAQMAFAACDSAISDGVAEGCVGVGTGATVGKGSGPVGAMKGGFALSVASGGDSAVAALVVVNALGDVRDGSGRIIAGARDGKGAFVDTARRLAEGGARKGFINGTATTLVVLACDAAFSRLELQSLARSATAALQRRITPVGTQSDGDIIFALAPMDGPKGSLPQAEQLAITALEQAVERAVRLAVGRDGVPGLADRA